The genomic region TCGTCGAGACCCGACTCCGCAAACAGCATGTGCACGTCTTCCGATACAGCGACGGTCACTTCGCACAGGCAACGCCTGCACTCAGCCACTGCCGCCCCTTCCAGCCGGCCGCTCAGATAAAAGCGACCGTGACCTGCAGCAGAGAGTCGGCCGGTTACATGCACACCGGCACCAGCCGGGCGCGTGTCGTCCGCCTCCCACACCGGATCCGATGTGTCGAGCACTCCGTCCACGCTCTCCGCACGGGCTTCCAGACTCCGGATGTCAAAGCACAGCATAGCCGTGTAACGTAGAGCGGGAGGCCCTCAGACACAAGGGCTCCCGCTCCCTTTTTCCACCACGGCCGGTGCGTCCAAGTAACGCACCGACCACAAGTTAGGCGATCCTGCCGCTCAGCTGGCGAGGACGTCCGTGCCGGCGAAGAAGAACGCCGCTTCGATCGCCGCATTCTCATCGGAGTCGGATGCGTGAATCGCGTTCCGTCCCTTCGACTCGGCATACAGCTTCCGCACGGTGCCGTCGGCCGCTTCGGCCGGGTCGGTGGCGCCGATCACGGTGCGCAGTGTGGCCACCGCGTCATCGCGCTCGAGCACCAGCGGCATGCACGGCCCGCTGGTCATGAATTCCACGAG from Gemmatimonas sp. harbors:
- the ndk gene encoding nucleoside-diphosphate kinase — encoded protein: MAGRRTLTIVKPDAFANGKAGLIIALLEKSGFTIKAARVMHLTTAQAGEFYGVHRERGFFGELVEFMTSGPCMPLVLERDDAVATLRTVIGATDPAEAADGTVRKLYAESKGRNAIHASDSDENAAIEAAFFFAGTDVLAS